A stretch of Parachlamydia sp. AcF125 DNA encodes these proteins:
- a CDS encoding DUF721 domain-containing protein, translating to MRKNTRRIPKDYDGTEVTTHQVSDVLTAVLARIHEKYQEHPDLVLAAWPGIIGPKLAGMTQAVSFSDGIFVVKVKNSTLYSLLNQNEKPRILRILREKFPKVMIKGIMFRMG from the coding sequence GTGAGAAAAAACACACGGCGCATCCCAAAGGACTACGACGGAACTGAAGTCACGACTCATCAAGTTAGCGATGTTTTAACTGCTGTCCTAGCAAGGATTCATGAAAAATATCAGGAACATCCCGACCTAGTCCTTGCTGCTTGGCCAGGTATAATCGGACCTAAACTAGCTGGAATGACCCAGGCCGTTTCTTTTTCTGACGGCATTTTTGTCGTCAAAGTCAAAAATTCTACTTTGTACAGTTTGCTAAACCAAAATGAAAAGCCTAGAATTTTACGAATTTTAAGAGAAAAGTTTCCAAAAGTCATGATCAAAGGAATTATGTTTCGGATGGGCTGA
- a CDS encoding ROK family protein has translation MRLKKWTIGIDVGGTKIEAALVDTEGSILFHSKSLTPAKEGLEAIVHQIGTTIQNLHRQAPEPVMGVGIGIPGQIHSASTVLSTPNLPFKNTPLKKLLENFTPLPIYIDNDVRTATRGEWIFGAGKNCSNFVCMFLGTGVGGGAVINHRIFSGSTHTAGEIGHMTVDLNGPLCTCGNYGCVEAYSGGWAIAKRAKVKLKEYGKPSPLLELAQQNLDNIDAALVFEAAKHADPIAMEVIRDASNALIACASTIVNILNPKRLIIGGGILSGYPHFLEEIRAGIQMRALAAALQELEVVATATQGKASLLGAAVLALESQFSDLVPQEKIKC, from the coding sequence TGGATACAGAAGGCTCTATTCTTTTTCATTCCAAATCTCTCACCCCAGCAAAAGAAGGCTTAGAGGCTATTGTGCATCAAATCGGAACAACCATCCAAAACCTGCACCGTCAGGCTCCAGAGCCGGTTATGGGAGTAGGGATTGGAATTCCTGGCCAAATCCACTCTGCCTCTACTGTCCTTTCAACCCCTAACCTCCCCTTCAAAAACACCCCTTTAAAAAAACTCTTAGAAAACTTCACTCCACTTCCTATTTATATAGATAACGATGTGCGCACTGCTACCCGCGGCGAATGGATTTTTGGAGCGGGGAAAAATTGCTCAAATTTTGTTTGCATGTTTTTAGGGACTGGCGTAGGAGGTGGAGCAGTGATTAATCACCGTATTTTCTCAGGGAGCACTCATACTGCCGGAGAAATTGGGCATATGACAGTAGATCTAAACGGTCCCCTTTGTACATGCGGAAATTACGGCTGCGTGGAAGCCTATAGCGGCGGATGGGCAATCGCCAAAAGAGCTAAAGTAAAACTAAAGGAATATGGCAAGCCTTCCCCTCTATTGGAACTCGCCCAGCAAAACTTAGACAACATTGATGCGGCCCTTGTCTTTGAAGCCGCTAAGCACGCCGATCCAATCGCCATGGAAGTGATCCGTGACGCTTCTAACGCTTTGATTGCTTGTGCTAGCACGATTGTAAATATTTTAAATCCCAAACGGCTGATTATTGGCGGAGGAATCTTATCTGGCTATCCCCACTTCCTTGAAGAAATTCGGGCCGGCATCCAAATGCGCGCGCTAGCCGCGGCTTTGCAAGAGTTAGAGGTAGTGGCAACCGCCACACAAGGGAAGGCTTCCCTGCTTGGAGCCGCCGTCCTAGCACTCGAAAGTCAATTCTCAGACTTGGTTCCCCAGGAGAAAATAAAGTGTTGA